The Spirosoma foliorum genome has a window encoding:
- a CDS encoding N-acetylglucosamine kinase, with protein MKILIADSGSTKTDWRLVDSNGSTYAIQTDGFNPYYQTTAQMVNTLQAQLIPYLNDTDITKVFFYGTGCTGPTVNPIVADALQAVLPGLQVVEVNSDMLGAARGAIGHQSGIACILGTGSNACCYEGGQLTRGIQSLGFWLGDEGSGGYLGKTLVRDFFQERLPAELREAFQLRYALDRPTLLENAYQKPFPNRYFAAFTPFLSEHLEHPYIANLVTEAFVLFLTTYVKRFPEASSWPIYFVGSIAYYFAKPLQLAVKQTGLTMGSILKAPAEQLVEFHKNG; from the coding sequence ATGAAAATTCTGATCGCTGATAGCGGCTCAACTAAAACCGACTGGCGACTTGTTGATAGCAATGGCAGTACATACGCTATTCAAACGGATGGATTCAATCCTTATTATCAGACTACTGCTCAAATGGTTAATACGTTGCAGGCGCAATTGATTCCATACCTGAACGATACCGATATCACGAAGGTTTTTTTTTATGGAACAGGTTGCACTGGCCCAACGGTGAATCCTATTGTTGCCGATGCGCTTCAGGCAGTATTGCCTGGTTTGCAGGTTGTTGAGGTAAATAGTGACATGCTGGGAGCCGCCCGAGGAGCAATCGGTCACCAATCCGGAATAGCCTGCATTTTGGGAACGGGGTCAAATGCCTGCTGCTATGAGGGAGGTCAACTCACACGAGGTATTCAATCACTTGGGTTTTGGCTGGGCGATGAGGGAAGCGGAGGATATTTGGGTAAAACGCTCGTTCGGGATTTTTTTCAGGAACGCTTACCCGCCGAACTCCGCGAAGCCTTTCAATTACGTTACGCCCTGGATCGCCCAACGTTACTTGAAAATGCGTATCAAAAGCCTTTCCCTAATCGATACTTTGCCGCATTTACACCATTCTTATCCGAGCATCTGGAACATCCTTACATCGCCAATTTGGTGACGGAGGCCTTTGTGTTATTTCTGACTACCTATGTCAAACGGTTTCCCGAAGCCAGTTCGTGGCCGATTTATTTTGTAGGGTCGATTGCTTACTATTTTGCGAAACCACTGCAACTGGCTGTCAAACAAACAGGCTTAACAATGGGTAGTATTCTAAAAGCACCTGCCGAACAGTTAGTTGAATTCCATAAAAATGGGTAA